One Thomasclavelia spiroformis DSM 1552 DNA window includes the following coding sequences:
- the tnpA gene encoding IS200/IS605 family transposase: MKDTKSLSHASYRCKYHIVIVPKFRRMVIYNKLRHDIRLIIKTLIERKPGVELIEGELCPDHIHLLLEIPPKYSVAEFMGYLKSKSTLMIFDRHASMKYKYGNRKFWARGYFVDTVGKNEKTEREYIQNQLAENKLSDQMSMEEFIDPFTGEPVEGYKKKKKSKRPFEGQ; this comes from the coding sequence ATGAAAGACACAAAAAGTTTATCACATGCATCATATAGATGTAAATATCATATTGTAATAGTACCAAAATTTAGAAGGATGGTAATATACAATAAATTAAGACATGATATAAGATTAATTATAAAGACCTTAATTGAAAGAAAACCGGGAGTAGAGCTGATAGAAGGAGAGTTATGTCCTGATCATATTCATCTTCTATTAGAAATACCACCAAAGTATTCTGTGGCGGAGTTTATGGGATACCTGAAAAGCAAGTCAACGCTTATGATATTTGATCGTCATGCAAGTATGAAATATAAATATGGAAATCGAAAATTTTGGGCAAGAGGCTATTTTGTAGATACAGTAGGAAAGAACGAGAAGACAGAGAGAGAATATATTCAAAATCAGTTAGCGGAAAATAAGTTGAGTGATCAAATGAGTATGGAAGAATTTATTGACCCGTTCACAGGAGAACCAGTGGAAGGGTACAAGAAAAAGAAAAAAAGTAAAAGACCCTTTGAGGGTCAGTGA
- a CDS encoding low molecular weight protein-tyrosine-phosphatase: protein MIKILFVCLGNICRSPMAEFIFKDLVKKHRLENNFYIQSAATSKEEYGNPVHPGTKNKLAQYNISTENKTSIPLTQSDYDKYDYIIAMETKNITNILKIVKNDPLNKISRLLDFTDNPHDIADPWYTHNFDETYDDIFEGCLSLLEHIKEKYDLN, encoded by the coding sequence ATGATAAAAATATTATTTGTATGTTTAGGAAATATTTGTCGTTCACCGATGGCAGAGTTTATATTTAAAGACTTAGTAAAAAAACATCGCCTAGAAAACAATTTTTATATTCAATCTGCTGCAACAAGCAAAGAAGAATATGGCAATCCTGTTCACCCTGGAACAAAAAACAAACTTGCTCAATATAATATTTCAACAGAAAATAAAACTTCTATTCCTCTTACACAAAGTGATTATGATAAATATGATTATATTATTGCAATGGAAACTAAAAATATAACAAATATTCTTAAAATCGTGAAAAATGATCCATTAAATAAAATCTCTCGTTTACTTGATTTTACAGATAACCCTCATGATATCGCTGATCCATGGTATACACATAATTTTGATGAAACATATGATGATATTTTTGAAGGTTGTCTTAGTTTATTGGAACACATAAAGGAAAAATATGATTTAAATTAA
- a CDS encoding immunoglobulin-like domain-containing protein, producing MVNKKAQKIIKGSISSLATVSILNIGSIYPNNILENEESNDKNTAVIEDKLTTSKKDDKDKINIKSENQFNLTNGQVINKSYQVIAAGNNLIIDGKDVSNNSVKSINGNAKLVFETTQTDVFFKNTVAIDNEIIGIFNEGTYSKWHTYTYDINAKYFDSEKKTLTIAFHAGNKANALEHNIENNDDFLLKNIHMILPDGTTLKVAKYQGIYSSEIDKQSEDKWSVNTLNDITSKSKIEMGDEKNRIEILYVTFKLENHNFNALRYDLDTTLLTDGKHLIISGNNSVEIISDNTAPVIETNMIDGQIYHNGIIEARAYDTISNECQLVATLDGKAIELPYSFRSLQMEPGEHVLSLSADDAVGNVQTKIIKFVTFTEQASINEDIKPINGTTIKGDPTFYLTATDPTNDLMNVFFKRGERYIKGDSNIVEDSGISQIAGSNDKSLKNDSKNGFPFCQFDLKINDNINDDAMVKIEWKGNSNNQKTYMYVYNYKSNNWDKLNTSMTFKDGMMEIVGEISLKEHLLDNVLKIMIQNGEGYTPNQYDYNNQTNTLNIDDTTRSNYDFTFAIESDTQYYNKNINDNYKHQLNIHKWLVANRERMNIQYLFHDGDIIDDKDQEIQWINANNAYKILDDANFPYGILAGNHDVGHLSNDYTNFYKYFGKSRYVQNPWYGESYKNNKGHYDLITVGGIDFIMLYMGWGIDNDEIEWLNDVLAKYPERKAILNLHEYLLASGGLGDKSQQIYDEVIVKNSNVCMVLSGHYHSAKTIVSEFDDNNDGINDRKVYQMLFDYQKLAQGGMGYIRLMHFDNKNGKIFVRTYSPSLDDYNAKDEKDIEDEDSIIGEEEFIINYADLGIKPIQKQIETIDLDVNVYSNDIIGSISDVKSNDKIQYTWQYAPHGIVGWYAEITDENGGLTRSKVNYVNIDKQNIKPMIVIDDKESNLVSLGNSFDPLKNVKAYDSQGKDLTEQILVLGSVDVNNVGRYELIYKVSDSFGNVTIVPRIIEVVDKNNKVNVDLNYFFNKLIYKDE from the coding sequence ATGGTTAATAAAAAGGCACAAAAAATTATTAAAGGAAGTATTAGTAGTTTAGCGACAGTATCAATATTAAACATTGGTTCAATTTATCCAAATAATATTTTAGAAAATGAAGAAAGTAATGATAAAAATACTGCAGTTATTGAAGATAAACTTACTACATCAAAAAAGGATGATAAAGATAAAATAAATATTAAAAGTGAAAATCAATTTAATTTAACGAATGGACAGGTTATTAATAAAAGTTATCAAGTTATTGCTGCTGGAAATAATTTAATAATTGATGGAAAAGACGTTAGTAATAATAGTGTTAAATCAATTAATGGAAATGCAAAGCTTGTTTTTGAAACAACTCAAACTGATGTTTTCTTTAAAAATACAGTTGCAATTGATAATGAAATAATTGGTATTTTTAATGAAGGAACATATAGTAAATGGCATACTTATACATATGATATTAATGCCAAATATTTTGATAGTGAAAAAAAGACATTAACAATAGCTTTTCATGCGGGAAATAAAGCTAATGCTTTAGAACATAATATTGAAAATAATGATGATTTTTTATTAAAGAATATTCATATGATTTTACCTGATGGAACAACTTTAAAAGTTGCAAAGTATCAAGGAATATATAGTAGTGAAATAGATAAGCAAAGCGAAGATAAGTGGTCAGTGAATACATTAAACGATATTACGTCAAAAAGTAAAATTGAAATGGGAGATGAAAAAAATAGAATTGAAATACTTTATGTAACATTTAAATTAGAAAATCATAATTTTAATGCTTTACGTTATGACTTAGATACAACATTATTAACTGATGGTAAACATCTTATTATTAGTGGTAATAATAGTGTTGAAATAATAAGTGATAATACTGCTCCAGTAATTGAAACTAATATGATCGATGGGCAAATATATCATAATGGTATAATTGAAGCTAGAGCTTATGATACAATTAGTAATGAATGTCAGTTAGTTGCTACACTGGATGGAAAAGCGATTGAATTACCATATAGTTTTCGTTCGTTACAAATGGAACCAGGTGAACATGTTTTATCATTATCAGCTGATGATGCTGTGGGTAATGTTCAAACCAAGATAATTAAATTTGTTACTTTTACAGAACAAGCATCAATTAATGAGGATATAAAACCAATAAATGGAACAACGATTAAAGGAGATCCTACTTTTTATTTAACGGCTACAGACCCAACTAATGATTTAATGAATGTTTTTTTTAAGCGTGGAGAACGTTATATAAAAGGTGATAGTAATATTGTTGAGGATAGTGGTATTAGTCAAATAGCGGGTTCAAATGATAAGTCTTTAAAAAATGATTCTAAAAATGGTTTTCCTTTTTGCCAATTTGATTTAAAAATAAATGATAACATCAATGATGATGCAATGGTTAAAATTGAATGGAAAGGTAATTCAAATAATCAAAAAACATATATGTATGTATATAACTATAAAAGTAATAACTGGGACAAATTAAATACATCAATGACATTTAAAGATGGGATGATGGAAATTGTTGGTGAGATAAGTTTAAAAGAGCATTTATTGGATAATGTGCTTAAAATAATGATTCAAAATGGAGAAGGGTATACACCTAATCAATATGATTATAATAATCAAACAAATACTTTAAATATTGATGATACGACACGCTCTAATTATGATTTTACTTTTGCTATTGAAAGTGATACGCAATATTATAATAAAAATATTAATGATAATTATAAGCACCAATTAAATATTCATAAGTGGTTGGTTGCTAATCGTGAACGTATGAATATTCAATATTTATTTCATGATGGAGATATTATTGATGATAAAGATCAAGAAATTCAATGGATAAATGCAAATAATGCTTATAAGATATTGGATGATGCTAATTTTCCATATGGCATTTTAGCTGGTAATCATGATGTAGGGCATTTAAGTAATGACTATACTAATTTTTATAAATATTTTGGAAAATCACGTTATGTTCAAAATCCATGGTATGGAGAAAGTTATAAGAATAATAAAGGACACTATGATTTAATAACTGTAGGTGGGATAGATTTCATTATGCTTTATATGGGGTGGGGTATTGATAATGATGAAATTGAATGGTTAAATGATGTATTAGCTAAATATCCAGAAAGAAAGGCTATTTTAAATCTTCATGAATATTTGTTAGCAAGTGGTGGATTAGGTGATAAGTCACAGCAAATTTATGATGAAGTAATTGTAAAAAACTCTAATGTTTGTATGGTTCTATCAGGACATTATCATAGCGCTAAAACTATTGTAAGTGAATTTGATGATAATAATGATGGAATCAATGATCGTAAAGTGTATCAAATGTTGTTTGATTATCAAAAATTGGCACAAGGAGGAATGGGATATATTCGATTAATGCATTTTGATAATAAAAATGGAAAGATTTTTGTTAGGACATACTCACCATCATTAGATGATTATAATGCTAAAGATGAAAAAGATATTGAAGATGAAGACAGTATTATTGGCGAAGAAGAATTTATAATAAATTATGCAGATTTGGGAATTAAACCGATTCAAAAACAAATCGAAACAATTGATTTAGATGTTAATGTATATAGTAATGATATTATTGGAAGTATAAGTGATGTAAAAAGCAATGATAAAATACAATATACATGGCAATATGCGCCACATGGAATTGTAGGATGGTATGCGGAAATTACTGATGAAAATGGAGGATTAACAAGATCTAAAGTTAATTATGTTAATATTGATAAGCAGAATATTAAACCAATGATTGTTATAGATGATAAAGAAAGTAATTTAGTATCATTGGGGAATAGTTTTGATCCGTTAAAAAATGTTAAGGCTTATGATAGTCAAGGTAAAGATTTAACTGAGCAAATATTGGTTTTAGGTTCAGTTGATGTAAATAATGTGGGTAGATATGAATTGATTTATAAAGTGTCTGATTCTTTTGGCAATGTTACTATTGTACCAAGGATTATAGAGGTAGTTGATAAGAATAATAAGGTAAATGTTGATTTAAATTATTTTTTTAATAAGTTGATTTATAAAGATGAGTGA
- a CDS encoding SpaA isopeptide-forming pilin-related protein: MKNKFSKLRKIVITLIMVFSMSLSANIDVNAWDNSIPHEFTRVKEIKYPEWWARKVPGISAWSTFSTKYNGKWAYCLESSKNVPQDGNYVADVIENNEAVRKLMYYGFGGPAPYGEFADGFDLKSAICPDDSYLSNDDVKYLLTHIFLSGAYSGDWNGFDEQKFNQIFGGTYGSDIMNIYRRVLELPEPGYVKFNPGNAGGFRAEFNAFFDINSKQQITNTITLEGSNNATINIPLDANVTIHISGGGVQTGGMATVHGGQSFYFTAPCDGSPADMPITEVTGDNCGIFTALAIRTGSDSTQIEGSWVWDPDRSHLYLQIDWMDFGKIEITKTNTNHDLIDGAIFNLKSTSFEGYSKDITVAGGKIVVDYLPIGTYELKEIQAPEGYLLNETVYTITVNKDQTTTQTVVNEEPTGSIDLTKEINSDLTDGNIGDAYLKGNKYTLKAKEKITNKAGTVTYFEKDAVVDTQVTDEQGKLKFDDLHIGKYYIEESKSNGTLVLNPDDIDVSIDYEGQTVSKILRSTSTDNRVNMQKVQVHKFGEKESESGILNGLAGAEFTFKLKSEVDKVGWDNAKTYDVITTGKDGRATTKYLPYGTYLVRETKTPQDYMTAPDFTISVTKDYSEYEDIDQIKIIDINNRPYTTQLKLVKKDLDSDKTVTLNSATFKVKAREDIVSNGKVIYKAGDTIKQKISGKTYDSFTTSANNVVVPDGSFEIDGEMGTVVLPLQLDAGKYYIDEIKTPTGYLTLESRVEFDIENIRDYDKDEDGDPILEVIIKNDKPMGELIVNKSVETNDDVDLSLVNMDDLSSIKFKLTAKEDIVDPADGSIIYAKDATVGEYNLSKDGKLTVSDLPMGIYELQEITTLDGLVLDGTKHEVKFEQSDLTTKVYTVTQNLINKPTKVEISKQDITTNKELPGAHLRLEDITTGNTILIEEWVSDLKPHIIKGLIVGHIYRLTETMAPAGYKIAQSIEFTVENKESIQKVIMYNELLPQPKTGDSINMELYIGIVMFLGIGLSAYAFLKRKRVIKI, from the coding sequence ATGAAAAATAAATTTTCTAAATTAAGAAAAATTGTTATTACATTAATAATGGTTTTTTCTATGTCTCTTTCAGCGAATATTGATGTAAATGCGTGGGATAACAGTATTCCTCATGAGTTTACTCGCGTTAAAGAAATTAAATATCCTGAGTGGTGGGCACGTAAAGTGCCAGGAATAAGTGCATGGAGTACTTTTTCAACTAAATACAATGGTAAATGGGCTTATTGTTTAGAGTCTAGTAAAAACGTACCTCAAGATGGAAATTATGTAGCTGATGTTATTGAAAATAATGAGGCAGTAAGAAAACTGATGTATTATGGTTTTGGTGGTCCTGCACCTTATGGAGAATTTGCAGATGGTTTTGATTTAAAAAGTGCAATTTGTCCTGATGACAGTTATTTGTCAAATGATGATGTAAAGTATCTTTTAACACATATATTTTTAAGTGGTGCATACAGTGGTGATTGGAATGGATTTGATGAACAAAAATTCAACCAGATATTCGGTGGTACTTATGGTAGCGATATAATGAATATATATCGAAGAGTATTAGAATTACCTGAACCTGGTTATGTAAAATTTAATCCAGGGAATGCAGGTGGATTTAGAGCGGAATTTAATGCATTTTTTGATATAAATTCAAAGCAACAAATCACAAACACCATAACATTAGAAGGAAGTAATAATGCAACCATTAATATTCCTTTAGATGCAAATGTAACTATTCATATTTCAGGTGGAGGTGTACAAACAGGTGGTATGGCTACTGTTCATGGTGGCCAAAGTTTTTATTTTACTGCGCCTTGCGATGGGTCGCCAGCTGATATGCCTATTACAGAAGTTACAGGTGATAATTGTGGGATATTTACAGCTCTAGCTATTAGAACTGGTTCAGATTCGACTCAAATTGAAGGAAGTTGGGTTTGGGATCCTGATAGAAGTCATCTATATTTGCAAATAGATTGGATGGATTTTGGTAAAATAGAAATTACTAAGACAAACACAAATCATGATTTGATTGATGGTGCTATTTTTAATTTGAAGTCAACTTCTTTTGAAGGTTACAGTAAAGATATTACTGTTGCTGGTGGTAAGATTGTTGTCGATTATTTACCGATTGGTACTTATGAATTGAAAGAAATCCAAGCACCTGAGGGTTACTTATTAAATGAAACAGTTTATACTATTACAGTTAATAAAGATCAAACAACTACCCAAACTGTTGTAAATGAAGAACCTACTGGTTCAATAGATTTAACAAAAGAAATCAATAGTGATTTAACTGATGGCAATATTGGTGATGCTTATTTAAAAGGTAATAAGTATACATTAAAAGCTAAAGAAAAGATTACTAATAAGGCTGGTACAGTAACTTATTTTGAAAAAGATGCAGTTGTTGATACCCAGGTAACTGATGAACAAGGTAAGTTAAAGTTTGATGATTTACATATTGGTAAATATTATATTGAAGAATCTAAATCTAATGGAACATTAGTATTAAATCCTGATGATATTGATGTAAGTATTGATTATGAAGGGCAAACTGTTTCTAAAATTCTACGCTCTACAAGTACTGACAACCGAGTTAATATGCAAAAGGTACAGGTACATAAATTTGGTGAAAAAGAAAGTGAATCAGGAATTTTAAATGGTTTAGCTGGAGCTGAGTTTACGTTCAAACTAAAAAGTGAAGTTGATAAAGTTGGATGGGATAATGCTAAGACATATGATGTAATTACTACTGGTAAAGATGGACGTGCAACTACTAAATATTTACCTTATGGTACTTATTTGGTAAGAGAAACCAAAACACCTCAAGACTATATGACTGCACCTGATTTTACTATATCAGTTACAAAAGATTACAGTGAATATGAAGATATTGATCAAATCAAGATTATCGATATCAATAATCGTCCATATACAACGCAATTAAAACTTGTAAAAAAAGACTTAGATAGCGATAAGACAGTAACTTTAAATAGTGCAACATTTAAAGTTAAAGCAAGAGAAGATATTGTATCTAATGGAAAAGTGATATATAAAGCAGGAGATACAATTAAACAGAAAATCAGTGGAAAAACTTATGATAGTTTTACTACTAGTGCTAACAATGTAGTTGTACCTGATGGTTCTTTTGAAATTGATGGTGAAATGGGAACAGTAGTATTACCATTACAATTGGATGCAGGTAAATATTACATTGATGAAATTAAAACGCCAACGGGATATTTAACATTAGAAAGTAGAGTTGAATTTGATATTGAAAATATTAGAGATTATGATAAGGATGAAGATGGTGATCCAATTTTAGAAGTGATCATTAAAAATGACAAGCCTATGGGTGAATTGATCGTTAATAAATCAGTTGAAACAAATGATGATGTTGATTTATCATTAGTTAATATGGATGATTTAAGTAGTATTAAATTTAAACTTACAGCTAAAGAAGATATAGTTGATCCAGCTGATGGCAGTATTATTTATGCAAAAGATGCTACTGTAGGAGAATATAATTTATCAAAGGATGGTAAATTAACGGTAAGTGATTTACCGATGGGAATTTATGAATTACAGGAAATTACTACACTTGATGGATTAGTATTAGATGGAACTAAACATGAGGTTAAATTTGAACAAAGTGATTTAACTACTAAAGTATATACAGTAACACAAAATTTGATAAATAAACCTACGAAAGTAGAAATTAGTAAGCAAGATATTACAACAAATAAAGAGTTACCAGGGGCACATTTACGATTAGAAGATATTACTACTGGTAATACAATACTTATAGAAGAGTGGGTATCTGATTTAAAACCGCATATAATTAAAGGGTTGATTGTTGGTCACATATATCGTTTAACAGAAACAATGGCACCAGCAGGGTATAAAATAGCACAATCTATTGAATTTACAGTAGAAAATAAAGAAAGCATTCAAAAGGTAATAATGTATAATGAATTATTACCACAGCCTAAAACAGGGGATTCAATAAATATGGAATTATATATTGGGATAGTTATGTTTTTAGGAATTGGCTTGAGTGCTTATGCGTTTTTGAAAAGAAAAAGAGTAATTAAAATTTAA
- a CDS encoding LPXTG cell wall anchor domain-containing protein, giving the protein MKKIMKLLTVFAISLALTGCMKIHYQINIIDKDNVDASMKILYSKEMMDTYGMTQEDIKSQMETEDGLKGWELKDVSEKIDGEEYVGFNAVAPESITKDILDCLTVENNTYTLKIEGDDLGESVDTEDFEDQLGYSIDKLEEMGLEIGIKITMPGKIKSSTVGTIEGNMVDIGLMDLQNATNEITVVSKESTATASNTGIVIGGIVVVILIAGGLYFYKNKKKKNDNIEDNEISEEI; this is encoded by the coding sequence ATGAAAAAAATTATGAAATTATTGACAGTGTTTGCAATTTCTTTAGCACTGACAGGGTGTATGAAAATTCATTATCAAATTAATATAATTGATAAAGATAATGTAGATGCCAGTATGAAAATCTTGTATTCTAAAGAAATGATGGATACATATGGAATGACTCAAGAAGATATTAAGTCACAAATGGAAACTGAAGATGGTTTAAAAGGTTGGGAATTAAAAGATGTTAGTGAAAAAATTGATGGGGAAGAATATGTTGGATTTAATGCTGTTGCTCCAGAAAGTATAACTAAAGATATTTTAGATTGTTTAACTGTCGAAAATAATACATACACTTTAAAAATAGAAGGTGATGACCTTGGTGAAAGTGTAGATACTGAAGATTTTGAAGATCAACTTGGTTATTCAATCGATAAGTTAGAAGAAATGGGACTAGAAATAGGTATTAAGATTACAATGCCTGGAAAAATTAAAAGTAGTACAGTAGGAACGATTGAAGGTAACATGGTTGATATTGGCTTAATGGACTTACAAAATGCTACTAATGAAATAACTGTTGTTTCCAAAGAATCCACAGCTACTGCTAGTAATACCGGTATAGTTATTGGCGGAATTGTTGTAGTAATATTAATTGCTGGTGGTTTATATTTTTATAAAAATAAAAAAAAGAAAAATGATAATATAGAAGATAATGAAATCAGTGAAGAGATATAA